The following coding sequences are from one Rutidosis leptorrhynchoides isolate AG116_Rl617_1_P2 chromosome 11, CSIRO_AGI_Rlap_v1, whole genome shotgun sequence window:
- the LOC139876509 gene encoding transcription factor TGA2.3-like isoform X1 gives MPSFVTQIPPISSSNGTEGNTSQSSRVLNFGAPEQSLEFRAGVYNSTSLTNQAAHSDLQFGIYEKMLQGQNRSNQVSNSGGNREAWLDSNMANGSPHTDTSNEMDADDRIQNYDMDPSDPFIASGSGDRHREKFPEQKTLRRLAQNREAARKSRLRKKAYVQQLENSRLKLTQLEQEVQRARKQGVVISNSGDQSQPNGGNGSLAFVAEYSRWLEEQSKHITELRTAVTAHKSDGELRSLVETAASHFNDIFRLKRTAAKADVFHIIYGMWTSPAERCFMWIGGFRSSELLKLLVSHLEPLTEQQLASIDHLQQTSLQAEEALSQGMDALQQSLAETLASDAPVVPAGSSGMANYMGQMAMAMGKLGSLENFLRQADHLREKTLQQMHTILTTRQSARALLAINDYFSRLRALSTLWLARPQE, from the exons ATGCCTAGCTTTGTTACTCAGATACCACCCATCTCCAGTTCAAA TGGCACAGAAGGGAACACTAGTCAATCCTCCCGAGTTTTGAATTTTGGGGCGCCTGAGCAGTCCCTTGAATTTCGTGCAGGAG TGTACAACTCTACATCTTTGACCAACCAAGCTGCGCATTCTGATCTTCAGTTTGGTATATATGAGAAG ATGTTACAAGGACAAAATAGATCAAATCAAGTTTCTAATTCCGGTGGTAACCGTGAGGCTTGGTTAGACTCTAATATGGCTAATGGAAGCCCGCATACAGATACTTCCAATGAGATGGACGCTGATGACAGGATTCAAAAT TACGATATGGATCCATCTGATCCTTTTATCGCTTCCGGTTCTGGTGATAGACATAGAGAAAAATTCCCAGAACAAAAG ACATTACGACGACTTGCGCAGAATCGTGAAGCGGCTAGAAAGAGCCGGCTTAGGAAAAAG GCATATGTGCAACAATTGGAAAACAGTCGGTTGAAACTCACACAACTAGAGCAGGAGGTCCAGCGCGCTCGAAAGCAG GGTGTTGTAATTTCAAACTCAGGTGACCAGTCTCAACCAAATGGCGGGAATG GTTCGTTGGCGTTCGTAGCAGAATATTCACGGTGGTTAGAAGAGCAAAGCAAACATATAACTGAGCTCAGAACAGCAGTTACTGCACATAAAAGTGACGGTGAACTTCGTTCGTTAGTCGAAACTGCTGCATCACATTTTAATGACATTTTTAGACTAAAAAGGACTGCAGCGAAAGCTGATGTGTTTCATATCATTTATGGAATGTGGACATCACCTGCAGAACGATGTTTTATGTGGATTGGTGGTTTTCGTTCATCTGAACTACTCAAG CTTCTGGTGAGTCACTTGGAGCCGCTAACGGAACAACAGTTGGCAAGCATCGATCATTTACAGCAAACGTCACTGCAGGCAGAAGAAGCTTTATCACAAGGAATGGATGCATTGCAACAATCATTGGCTGAGACTTTAGCCAGTGATGCACCCGTGGTCCCCGCTGGCTCATCGGGTATGGCCAATTACATGGGTCAAATGGCTATGGCCATGGGGAAGCTGGGCTCACTCGAAAATTTTCTTCGCCAG GCTGATCACTTGAGGGAAAAGACATTGCAACAAATGCATACGATACTTACAACCCGACAAT
- the LOC139876509 gene encoding transcription factor TGA2.3-like isoform X2, whose translation MLQGQNRSNQVSNSGGNREAWLDSNMANGSPHTDTSNEMDADDRIQNYDMDPSDPFIASGSGDRHREKFPEQKTLRRLAQNREAARKSRLRKKAYVQQLENSRLKLTQLEQEVQRARKQGVVISNSGDQSQPNGGNGSLAFVAEYSRWLEEQSKHITELRTAVTAHKSDGELRSLVETAASHFNDIFRLKRTAAKADVFHIIYGMWTSPAERCFMWIGGFRSSELLKLLVSHLEPLTEQQLASIDHLQQTSLQAEEALSQGMDALQQSLAETLASDAPVVPAGSSGMANYMGQMAMAMGKLGSLENFLRQADHLREKTLQQMHTILTTRQSARALLAINDYFSRLRALSTLWLARPQE comes from the exons ATGTTACAAGGACAAAATAGATCAAATCAAGTTTCTAATTCCGGTGGTAACCGTGAGGCTTGGTTAGACTCTAATATGGCTAATGGAAGCCCGCATACAGATACTTCCAATGAGATGGACGCTGATGACAGGATTCAAAAT TACGATATGGATCCATCTGATCCTTTTATCGCTTCCGGTTCTGGTGATAGACATAGAGAAAAATTCCCAGAACAAAAG ACATTACGACGACTTGCGCAGAATCGTGAAGCGGCTAGAAAGAGCCGGCTTAGGAAAAAG GCATATGTGCAACAATTGGAAAACAGTCGGTTGAAACTCACACAACTAGAGCAGGAGGTCCAGCGCGCTCGAAAGCAG GGTGTTGTAATTTCAAACTCAGGTGACCAGTCTCAACCAAATGGCGGGAATG GTTCGTTGGCGTTCGTAGCAGAATATTCACGGTGGTTAGAAGAGCAAAGCAAACATATAACTGAGCTCAGAACAGCAGTTACTGCACATAAAAGTGACGGTGAACTTCGTTCGTTAGTCGAAACTGCTGCATCACATTTTAATGACATTTTTAGACTAAAAAGGACTGCAGCGAAAGCTGATGTGTTTCATATCATTTATGGAATGTGGACATCACCTGCAGAACGATGTTTTATGTGGATTGGTGGTTTTCGTTCATCTGAACTACTCAAG CTTCTGGTGAGTCACTTGGAGCCGCTAACGGAACAACAGTTGGCAAGCATCGATCATTTACAGCAAACGTCACTGCAGGCAGAAGAAGCTTTATCACAAGGAATGGATGCATTGCAACAATCATTGGCTGAGACTTTAGCCAGTGATGCACCCGTGGTCCCCGCTGGCTCATCGGGTATGGCCAATTACATGGGTCAAATGGCTATGGCCATGGGGAAGCTGGGCTCACTCGAAAATTTTCTTCGCCAG GCTGATCACTTGAGGGAAAAGACATTGCAACAAATGCATACGATACTTACAACCCGACAAT